In the genome of Paenibacillus pabuli, one region contains:
- a CDS encoding class I SAM-dependent methyltransferase → MKQNESSITSLISAFGRAYHCQYDTPLIFDDYIAKQLITPQEFLNIRENMIQGIHFFNPDMAHLIKDDPDKILKWITQVQLSPITLARAAFCEHVLLHEVELGMKQVVILGAGMDTFGLRHPELEDTVELFEVDHPATQQFKRERLHRAKLIIPGNLHFVPMDFTREPSYERLTDAGLRKHKTMVSLLGVSYYLSKENLSNLLRLVFSDLPTGSSIVLDYADEHLFEEKGKFNRVENMVKMAAMGGEPMQSCFTYEEMERLLADVGLLIYEHLSPEDIQDRYFSNRTDELSAFETNHFIHAVKK, encoded by the coding sequence ATGAAGCAAAATGAGTCCAGCATCACATCCTTGATTTCGGCTTTTGGCCGAGCCTACCACTGCCAATACGATACACCTCTTATTTTTGATGATTATATAGCCAAACAGCTTATCACTCCTCAAGAGTTTTTGAACATCCGCGAGAATATGATTCAAGGCATCCATTTTTTTAATCCGGACATGGCTCATCTGATCAAGGACGACCCGGACAAGATTTTAAAATGGATTACTCAGGTACAATTATCTCCAATCACACTGGCTCGAGCCGCCTTTTGTGAGCATGTACTGCTACATGAAGTCGAGTTGGGAATGAAGCAGGTTGTTATTCTTGGCGCCGGGATGGATACGTTTGGTTTGAGGCATCCGGAATTGGAGGACACGGTGGAACTCTTTGAAGTGGATCATCCGGCTACACAACAGTTCAAGCGGGAGCGGCTGCATCGGGCGAAGCTGATCATTCCGGGCAATCTTCATTTTGTGCCAATGGATTTTACCCGTGAGCCTTCGTATGAACGTTTGACTGATGCAGGTTTGCGGAAGCACAAGACGATGGTCAGTCTATTAGGTGTTTCGTATTATTTGTCCAAAGAAAATCTATCTAACTTGCTCCGACTTGTATTTTCGGATCTTCCAACGGGAAGCTCCATTGTGCTGGATTATGCAGATGAGCATCTCTTTGAGGAAAAAGGAAAGTTTAACCGGGTTGAAAATATGGTTAAGATGGCTGCAATGGGAGGCGAACCGATGCAATCCTGTTTCACTTATGAGGAGATGGAGCGGCTATTGGCCGATGTGGGACTTCTTATATATGAGCATCTATCGCCAGAAGACATACAGGATCGATATTTCAGCAATCGCACAGATGAGTTATCTGCCTTCGAGACGAACCATTTTATCCATGCGGTGAAAAAATAA
- a CDS encoding MFS transporter, with amino-acid sequence MRWLDTYPKEVKIFLLASLVNATGSALMWPLTTMYVFDELGRTMANAGFVILIQSLGGIFGQLLGGALYHRVGVKKLIIGSLALNALGLFALPWISAYWVVFICAMGWIGLFSSLSLPAIQAFIGFRFAERRGELFNVIYVANNIGVAIGTALSGFLADFSYHLSFVLNGVTSAGFAIFFWYYLSRAEPDQGEVHLTKRKTVPDGPGVWALLGNTRLYLFMSLGVLFLLFGNSIWNTGVSPYIISEGMEKRMYGLLWTLNGVLIFVGQPFTSWVKRTMARTSTAQMTASAVFYGMAYIVMITMYSYPGMVLAMVLATFGEMLISPATPAFISEHAGRSAPFYIGISGGIGAVGRVIGPYAMGVMYDKQGLIPVAWLATGTAGIAVLGFVLHAVLNRNREVKEYGLDA; translated from the coding sequence ATGAGATGGCTGGATACGTATCCAAAAGAAGTGAAAATATTTTTGCTGGCAAGTCTGGTCAATGCGACAGGCAGTGCCTTGATGTGGCCGTTGACCACGATGTATGTATTTGATGAGCTGGGACGCACGATGGCGAACGCGGGGTTTGTTATTCTAATCCAGTCTTTGGGCGGCATTTTTGGGCAATTGCTCGGCGGTGCATTGTACCACCGGGTGGGGGTCAAGAAGCTAATCATCGGATCGCTGGCGTTAAACGCCTTAGGGCTGTTTGCCCTGCCGTGGATCAGCGCGTATTGGGTTGTATTTATATGTGCTATGGGCTGGATCGGCCTGTTCAGTTCATTGTCGCTGCCAGCGATTCAAGCCTTTATCGGCTTCCGGTTTGCGGAACGACGAGGGGAATTGTTCAATGTGATCTATGTCGCCAACAATATCGGTGTGGCGATTGGTACGGCGCTCAGTGGTTTTCTGGCGGACTTTTCCTATCACCTCAGTTTTGTACTGAACGGGGTGACCTCCGCCGGATTTGCGATTTTCTTCTGGTATTATCTGTCGAGAGCAGAACCGGATCAGGGAGAAGTGCATCTGACGAAACGCAAAACCGTTCCCGATGGACCTGGCGTCTGGGCGCTGCTGGGCAATACCCGGTTATATCTGTTCATGAGCCTGGGTGTGCTGTTCCTGCTGTTCGGTAATTCCATCTGGAATACGGGTGTGTCTCCATATATTATTTCCGAGGGTATGGAGAAAAGAATGTACGGTTTGCTCTGGACCTTAAATGGAGTGCTGATCTTTGTAGGACAACCCTTTACCAGCTGGGTCAAGCGTACGATGGCCCGTACATCGACCGCTCAGATGACGGCAAGTGCGGTGTTCTACGGCATGGCCTACATCGTCATGATCACCATGTATAGCTATCCGGGGATGGTACTTGCGATGGTACTGGCTACCTTTGGGGAAATGCTGATCTCACCTGCTACGCCGGCATTCATCTCAGAGCATGCGGGGAGATCGGCACCCTTCTATATCGGGATATCTGGTGGGATCGGTGCGGTTGGCCGGGTGATCGGGCCGTATGCGATGGGGGTCATGTACGACAAACAGGGGCTGATCCCTGTAGCGTGGCTGGCGACCGGCACGGCAGGCATTGCGGTGCTTGGTTTTGTACTGCATGCGGTGCTGAACCGAAATCGCGAAGTGAAGGAGTACGGATTGGACGCTTAG
- a CDS encoding LacI family DNA-binding transcriptional regulator: MATIKDVAKLAGVALSTASYALNGDSKVSAKTKAKVLAAARELNYRKNGFAMDLKRSRTNTIALILTDLSGPYYSELIRSVQDVALANGYDLIACSSMGGRDSTAVRFLREKRVDGAIILAHNIHDDILVESAGERFPIIVMDRQLSSDHLVNVLVDGEQGGYLATRHLIQKGHKTIAYISGPSNSYDNALRYQGYLRAMQEAGLEEKSKWRLSGNFVREGGYSATKMMIMQGELPSAVFYGNDEMAIGGLKAFEESGISVPNDISVIGFDDIQLSEYVHPPLTTVRQPKHEAGSLAGHLLFQMLNGEAVNPSYTLTIDLVERESVRSVQVEPGIQPV, encoded by the coding sequence ATGGCAACGATTAAGGATGTGGCAAAGCTGGCAGGCGTGGCGCTCTCGACCGCTTCCTATGCACTCAATGGGGACAGCAAGGTAAGTGCCAAGACCAAGGCAAAAGTGCTGGCGGCAGCACGGGAACTGAATTATCGCAAAAACGGCTTTGCCATGGACCTGAAGCGGAGCCGGACGAACACGATTGCGTTGATTCTTACAGATCTGTCGGGTCCTTATTACTCCGAATTGATTCGCAGCGTACAGGACGTAGCGCTGGCTAACGGATATGATCTGATTGCATGCAGCTCTATGGGAGGACGGGACTCCACAGCGGTTCGTTTCTTGCGGGAAAAAAGAGTGGATGGCGCCATTATTCTGGCTCATAACATCCATGATGATATTCTGGTCGAATCTGCCGGGGAACGTTTCCCGATCATTGTGATGGATCGGCAGCTGTCAAGTGACCACCTGGTCAACGTGCTGGTGGATGGGGAGCAAGGCGGTTACCTGGCTACGCGACACCTCATTCAGAAGGGTCACAAGACCATTGCCTATATCAGTGGGCCATCCAATTCTTATGATAATGCTCTGCGTTATCAAGGGTATTTGCGAGCCATGCAGGAGGCGGGCCTGGAAGAGAAGTCCAAATGGCGTCTAAGTGGTAACTTTGTACGTGAGGGCGGATATAGTGCAACCAAGATGATGATTATGCAGGGCGAGCTTCCATCTGCCGTATTTTACGGGAATGATGAAATGGCGATTGGTGGACTGAAAGCATTTGAAGAGAGTGGTATTTCGGTACCGAATGACATTTCGGTCATCGGATTTGATGATATTCAGCTGTCTGAATATGTTCATCCTCCGCTTACAACAGTGCGGCAGCCCAAGCATGAAGCGGGATCATTGGCAGGGCATTTGCTCTTCCAGATGCTGAACGGCGAAGCGGTGAATCCATCGTATACGTTAACCATTGATCTGGTGGAGCGGGAATCTGTACGTTCAGTGCAGGTGGAGCCAGGAATTCAGCCGGTCTAA
- a CDS encoding ABC transporter ATP-binding protein codes for MLRRFMAYYRPYRGLFILDFSCAILAALLELAFPLAVNKVVDQLLPAGNWSMILSACVGLLGIYLLSSFFHYAVTYWGHKLGINIESDMRRELFQRVQKQSFRFFDNNKTGHLVSRMTNDLMDIGEIAHHGPEDLFIALMTLAGAFGIMLGINWQLAVMTFIIVPLMIFLSLYFSRKMSKAFKRMFADIADYNARVENNVSGIRVVQAFANEKHEVKRFVENNERFRLTKLITYRIMAWNSSLSFILMKFVSLFVLVCGTWFVIQGSMTYGEFIAFVMLSNVFLGPIQQINSVIETYPKGIAGFKRYLELLEAEPDVDDTPQAKPIPYVKGDIAFHDVSFAYGEHKPTLDQVNLEIQAGQTVALVGPSGAGKSTLCSLIPRFYDVDAGYISIDRIPVKDMTLESLRSHIGIVQQDIFLFDGSIRENIAYGKLDAPDEEIWQAIRRAQLEELVQSQPEGLDTLIGERGVKLSGGQKQRLSIARMILKNPPILILDEATSALDTETEAAIQLALSELAQGRTTLIIAHRLATIRHTDRIVVVENGGVAEQGSHDELLARQGSYSRLHQAQFG; via the coding sequence ATGCTTCGCCGTTTCATGGCATATTATCGTCCTTATCGAGGACTCTTTATATTGGACTTCTCCTGCGCCATTCTGGCTGCACTGCTGGAGCTTGCATTTCCGCTGGCTGTGAACAAGGTTGTCGACCAGCTGCTTCCCGCAGGCAACTGGTCCATGATTTTATCAGCCTGTGTCGGACTGCTGGGCATCTATCTGCTCAGTTCCTTTTTCCATTATGCAGTTACCTACTGGGGACATAAGCTGGGTATTAACATCGAATCCGATATGCGGCGGGAGCTGTTCCAGCGTGTGCAGAAGCAATCCTTCCGTTTTTTTGATAACAACAAGACGGGGCACCTCGTCTCTCGCATGACCAATGATCTGATGGATATTGGTGAGATTGCGCACCACGGACCCGAGGATCTGTTCATTGCCCTGATGACGTTGGCTGGAGCCTTCGGCATTATGCTGGGCATCAACTGGCAGCTGGCTGTCATGACCTTCATTATCGTACCGCTGATGATCTTCCTGTCCCTCTATTTCAGCCGCAAAATGTCCAAAGCGTTCAAACGCATGTTTGCGGATATCGCAGATTATAATGCACGCGTAGAGAACAATGTGAGCGGAATTCGTGTCGTTCAGGCGTTTGCCAATGAAAAGCATGAAGTGAAACGTTTTGTCGAAAATAATGAACGCTTCCGTCTTACCAAACTGATCACCTATCGCATTATGGCGTGGAATTCCTCGCTCAGCTTCATTCTCATGAAATTCGTCTCACTGTTTGTTCTGGTATGCGGTACATGGTTTGTCATTCAGGGCAGCATGACCTACGGAGAATTTATCGCCTTTGTCATGTTATCCAATGTGTTTCTTGGGCCAATTCAGCAGATTAATTCCGTCATCGAAACGTATCCTAAAGGCATTGCCGGATTCAAAAGATATCTGGAGCTGCTGGAAGCCGAGCCCGATGTGGATGATACACCACAAGCCAAACCCATCCCTTATGTGAAAGGTGACATCGCCTTCCATGACGTTTCATTTGCTTATGGGGAACACAAACCTACGTTGGATCAGGTCAACCTGGAGATTCAGGCAGGGCAAACGGTTGCGCTGGTTGGACCTTCGGGTGCAGGAAAATCTACGCTGTGCAGCCTCATTCCACGCTTTTATGATGTGGATGCGGGGTACATCTCCATTGACAGGATTCCCGTAAAAGATATGACGCTGGAGTCACTGCGCTCTCATATCGGGATTGTGCAGCAGGATATTTTCCTGTTTGATGGGTCGATTCGTGAAAATATTGCCTACGGCAAACTGGATGCACCTGATGAAGAAATCTGGCAAGCCATCCGCAGGGCCCAACTGGAAGAGCTGGTACAATCTCAACCGGAAGGACTCGATACCCTGATCGGTGAGCGAGGTGTCAAATTGTCTGGCGGGCAGAAGCAGCGTCTGTCCATTGCTCGCATGATTCTTAAAAATCCGCCGATCCTCATTCTGGATGAAGCGACCTCCGCACTGGACACCGAGACGGAAGCCGCCATTCAGTTGGCTTTATCCGAGCTGGCACAGGGGCGTACTACACTGATTATTGCCCATCGACTGGCCACGATCAGACACACGGATCGCATTGTCGTTGTGGAGAATGGCGGCGTAGCCGAGCAAGGTAGCCATGATGAACTTCTGGCACGTCAGGGCTCGTATAGCCGATTGCATCAAGCCCAGTTTGGATAG
- a CDS encoding ABC transporter substrate-binding protein, with the protein MSNLDTTFHKSSQLTPGRLQETITFPPAMFRLCHLVRLHDQESYSRIDDLWSNKHVLYVITSGQARLISTHGQLMVNTGSAVVREAGTLLQHESKRGSLSPVQGIAMAFEFVDNEQSIWPFGPPAAITNRVIGELVSDLILVCSKSNEFGPFKAHALFYQLLDTLRDHAVRLAHEDHSWLDFVIAHIHEMVAHPLTREQLAREVNVSPEHFSREFKKHTGLTFVEYVTRLRIRIVQEQLLFANPIPTLQELAKLTGYRDTFYLSRKFKQTVGCAPTLYRKTPKKIVSLTYNYTASLLALGHVPHLGAVAEWMRSRMIKNGQDQFDQCFEHDLINHPELIADSHPDVILGYAPHSGRDDLRKIAPTILMPFEELDWQEQFIHLGRITGLEAKARALLDRYDTLQQEANCTLDQMMGTRGSAICIFMIGESGAYIYGHGWGRASHILYHSLGFTPPARMEEDGQLLTGYIHVPLNEIHLYAADHIFIDYARESSEQQAVDMLFAQESWNTLSAVREGRLYEIDADMFYGFDPISIMEQLQHIMHKLTSQLSMH; encoded by the coding sequence ATGAGCAATCTGGATACAACCTTTCATAAATCTTCCCAACTCACACCTGGTCGTTTGCAGGAAACAATCACCTTCCCTCCGGCAATGTTCAGGCTATGCCATCTGGTTCGGCTCCATGATCAGGAATCTTACTCTCGTATAGATGATCTTTGGAGCAACAAGCATGTTCTCTATGTCATTACCTCTGGTCAGGCAAGATTGATTAGTACTCATGGACAGTTGATGGTTAATACCGGCTCTGCTGTTGTACGCGAAGCGGGGACCTTGCTGCAGCATGAGAGCAAACGCGGCTCACTATCCCCGGTCCAGGGCATTGCCATGGCCTTTGAATTTGTCGATAACGAACAGAGCATCTGGCCCTTCGGACCTCCTGCTGCCATTACAAACCGTGTCATTGGCGAACTGGTCTCCGACTTGATTCTGGTCTGTTCAAAAAGTAATGAATTCGGTCCATTCAAAGCTCATGCATTATTTTACCAGCTGTTGGATACGTTACGGGATCATGCTGTGCGTCTGGCTCATGAAGATCATTCATGGCTGGATTTTGTTATTGCACACATACATGAGATGGTTGCCCATCCCCTTACCCGGGAGCAATTAGCGAGGGAGGTTAATGTGAGCCCAGAGCATTTTTCACGAGAATTCAAAAAGCACACCGGACTTACATTCGTCGAATATGTTACTAGGCTGCGAATCCGAATTGTCCAGGAACAGCTGCTTTTTGCAAATCCCATTCCCACATTGCAGGAGCTTGCGAAGTTAACGGGATACAGGGACACCTTTTATCTAAGTCGAAAATTCAAACAAACGGTAGGTTGTGCACCAACCCTCTATCGGAAAACGCCCAAAAAAATCGTAAGCCTTACATACAACTACACCGCTTCCTTGCTCGCACTAGGCCATGTCCCGCATCTGGGTGCCGTTGCAGAATGGATGAGAAGTAGAATGATCAAAAATGGACAAGATCAATTTGATCAGTGTTTCGAACATGATCTTATCAATCATCCGGAGTTGATCGCAGATTCTCATCCTGATGTCATCCTTGGTTACGCACCTCATTCGGGTAGGGATGACTTACGGAAGATTGCACCAACCATTTTGATGCCCTTTGAAGAACTGGACTGGCAGGAGCAATTCATTCATCTGGGACGTATCACAGGGCTGGAAGCCAAAGCTCGTGCGTTATTAGATCGTTATGATACGCTTCAGCAAGAGGCCAATTGTACGCTGGATCAGATGATGGGCACACGTGGTTCAGCGATATGCATATTCATGATTGGTGAGAGTGGAGCTTACATCTATGGTCACGGGTGGGGCAGAGCGTCTCATATTTTATATCACTCACTGGGCTTCACCCCTCCTGCACGAATGGAGGAAGATGGTCAACTGCTCACAGGTTACATCCATGTTCCGCTCAATGAAATTCATTTGTATGCCGCAGATCATATTTTTATAGATTATGCCCGCGAATCGTCGGAGCAGCAGGCTGTGGACATGCTGTTCGCGCAGGAGTCCTGGAATACCTTAAGTGCTGTCCGGGAAGGGCGACTGTACGAGATTGATGCGGATATGTTTTATGGATTCGACCCCATCTCGATTATGGAGCAATTGCAGCACATCATGCACAAACTGACATCACAATTATCCATGCATTAG
- a CDS encoding ABC transporter substrate-binding protein, which produces MFTAKKRFSGLLLMLAIILILAACNSGTGSGTTESTAAGSEATTGSTETNAESSNATRIYKSLSGDVEIPAEPKRIVTDMYVSDLLTLGIKPVGAVQYYLENPFYADQVEGIENIGDRAAVSLEKVVALDPDLIITYSDQAEEIESYQKIAPTVVIPYGTFTNVEDEIRGFGELMNKSEEAEAWLKTYNERIEAARAKVKAVIKPEETFSILEVSDKSYYGYGDNFGRGGQAVYRALQLAPLEITKKELMGDTQWKEISREVVGDYAGDHIFLTVGENNKNYQGDSVWQSLPAVKNNQVYELEEDRYWYFDPIAIQGQAEEFADMIVERAQQNRK; this is translated from the coding sequence ATGTTTACTGCAAAAAAACGATTTTCCGGCTTGCTGCTTATGCTTGCCATTATCCTGATTCTGGCTGCCTGTAACAGTGGCACCGGTTCGGGCACAACGGAGTCAACAGCGGCGGGTTCGGAAGCGACCACAGGTTCTACTGAAACAAACGCCGAATCTTCGAATGCTACGCGGATCTACAAGTCACTCAGTGGAGATGTGGAGATTCCGGCTGAACCGAAACGGATTGTAACGGATATGTACGTAAGTGATCTGCTCACGTTGGGTATAAAGCCTGTTGGAGCTGTTCAATATTATCTGGAAAATCCATTCTACGCAGATCAGGTGGAGGGCATAGAAAATATCGGTGACCGTGCTGCCGTATCTCTGGAGAAGGTCGTTGCGCTCGATCCTGATCTGATCATTACCTACTCTGATCAAGCTGAAGAAATTGAGAGTTATCAAAAAATTGCACCTACCGTGGTCATTCCCTATGGCACATTTACCAACGTAGAGGATGAAATTCGGGGCTTCGGAGAACTCATGAACAAATCCGAAGAAGCGGAAGCCTGGCTGAAAACGTACAACGAACGTATTGAAGCCGCTCGCGCCAAAGTAAAAGCAGTCATTAAACCGGAGGAAACCTTCTCCATCCTCGAAGTATCAGACAAGAGCTATTATGGTTATGGAGACAACTTTGGTCGCGGTGGTCAGGCCGTATATCGCGCTTTGCAGCTTGCACCACTCGAAATCACCAAGAAAGAGCTGATGGGCGATACCCAATGGAAAGAGATTTCCCGGGAAGTCGTTGGTGATTATGCTGGAGACCATATCTTCTTAACCGTAGGGGAAAACAATAAAAATTACCAAGGTGACTCCGTCTGGCAATCGCTCCCGGCTGTGAAAAACAATCAGGTGTATGAACTGGAGGAAGATCGCTACTGGTACTTCGACCCGATTGCGATTCAGGGTCAGGCTGAAGAATTTGCCGATATGATCGTAGAACGTGCACAGCAAAATCGTAAATAA
- a CDS encoding GH36-type glycosyl hydrolase domain-containing protein — MTTMINEPIRLTAGDLSFTFLNSGDLYQAKSGTTMLNQLLSNQIDGSLNNLYLRVYEGEKISSFPLLGVRSNSKVITSKAQSGNQLIWEGTVQLEGKEQGIGYQVVFTATTQGVWFWDVKLTGQQHHVDVVYGQDVGLADPGAVRSNEAYLSQYIDHTVFEDEAKGYVVCSRQNQPQGGAFPYMQQGSLTKAVGYSTDGFQFFGLSYKETNQPKSLSHNTLANETYQYEFAYTALQSERVNLDGEAQVVFYGLAKADHPAGISALEFGEEVTAAWNEVQELTVEQGETLEQVKLSSFLGEPLAALDLTQNEINDLFPDRHQEERSGDSLLSFFTGSYEHIVLKAKELLVERPHGHILMSGGNVQLGAHVITTTSYMYGIFNSQLVIGNTNFNKMISNARNALNVPKTAGQRIYVEMDGQYRLLTMPSLFEIGFNYVRWIYKTESDTIIVTNYTGAHTTEVSMNVRSTSGKAYRYLVTNQITMNVNEYEYPLHMTQDGNTLIFKADPQAISAETYPDLQYRMSVDGAAVNVGDETLLASGIRSGSASLVTLSLEESAAWTLKIQGVLEGQANEADGSVAAGSSLTFEEEVQAYREFFAGVMNGFRLSRGEGQSAEDLFKVNALAWWYTHNMLVHYSVPHGLEQYGGAAWGTRDVCQGPVEYFMATQKYEQVRDIIKMVYTHQYEDDGNWPQWFMFDKYFAIQQEESHGDIIVWPLKVLADYLTATRDYAILDEKVPYTVKHSFGFTEETATVLDHAKKEIEYIRSHFLHDTFLSSYGDGDWDDTLQPANAQLKQYMVSSWTVALTYQSVNVLAQALQHKDAAFAQELDVLAQGIREDFNRYMLGTDVIPGFVYMEEADQAKLMLHPTDTETGIQYRLLPMTRSMIGELLNAEQAESHYALIREQFLCPDGVRLMNRPAQYAGGVSSHFKRAEQASNFGREIGLQYVHAHIRYVEAMAKLGKTDQVWNGLAMINPVGIGEVVPNAEIRQANAYFSSSDGKFNTRYEAQEHFDQLRKGTVQVKGGWRIYSSGPGIYMNQLISNALGIRQEGGDLVIDPVLPTELDGMQFEFEYAGEPVTFIYHLNEGSVNRVTVDGKDIRTEQTVNRYRQGGARISQDEFKQARNASERTIVEIYM, encoded by the coding sequence ATGACAACGATGATTAATGAACCAATTCGGCTGACTGCCGGTGATTTATCCTTTACCTTTTTGAACAGTGGGGACCTGTACCAAGCAAAGTCGGGTACGACCATGTTGAATCAATTGCTCAGCAACCAGATTGATGGATCTTTGAATAACCTGTACCTGCGTGTATACGAGGGAGAGAAAATCAGCTCGTTCCCACTGCTGGGTGTGCGTTCGAACAGCAAAGTAATCACAAGCAAAGCGCAATCCGGCAATCAACTGATTTGGGAAGGTACAGTACAGCTTGAAGGCAAGGAACAAGGCATTGGCTATCAGGTTGTGTTTACAGCCACAACGCAAGGCGTCTGGTTCTGGGATGTGAAGCTCACAGGACAACAACATCACGTTGACGTGGTATATGGACAAGATGTAGGTCTTGCTGATCCAGGTGCAGTACGCAGCAATGAAGCCTATCTGTCACAGTATATTGACCATACGGTGTTCGAGGATGAAGCGAAGGGATATGTGGTATGTTCCCGTCAAAACCAGCCTCAGGGCGGTGCTTTCCCATACATGCAGCAAGGTTCTCTGACCAAGGCAGTTGGTTACTCGACAGACGGATTCCAATTCTTCGGTCTGTCCTACAAGGAAACGAACCAGCCTAAGAGCCTAAGCCATAATACACTGGCAAATGAGACATACCAGTATGAATTTGCCTACACAGCATTGCAATCGGAGCGCGTAAACCTGGACGGGGAAGCCCAAGTGGTCTTCTACGGACTGGCCAAAGCAGATCATCCTGCTGGAATTTCCGCTCTGGAATTCGGAGAAGAAGTGACTGCAGCTTGGAACGAAGTACAAGAACTGACTGTGGAACAAGGCGAGACGCTGGAACAGGTAAAACTGTCATCCTTCCTGGGTGAGCCACTTGCTGCGCTTGATTTGACGCAAAATGAGATTAATGATCTGTTCCCTGATCGTCATCAGGAAGAGCGCAGCGGAGATTCGCTGTTATCCTTCTTCACGGGCAGCTATGAACACATTGTCCTGAAAGCAAAAGAACTGCTCGTAGAGCGTCCGCACGGCCATATTTTGATGAGTGGTGGCAATGTACAGCTTGGTGCGCACGTAATTACGACAACATCATATATGTACGGTATTTTCAACTCGCAGCTCGTTATTGGTAACACCAATTTTAATAAAATGATTAGCAATGCCCGTAACGCATTAAATGTGCCGAAGACGGCTGGACAACGCATTTATGTGGAAATGGACGGACAATATCGTCTGCTGACGATGCCTTCCCTGTTCGAGATTGGCTTCAACTATGTGCGTTGGATCTACAAAACCGAATCGGATACCATTATCGTGACCAACTACACCGGAGCACACACCACTGAAGTGAGCATGAACGTGCGCTCAACAAGTGGCAAAGCCTATCGCTATCTTGTAACCAACCAAATTACGATGAATGTGAATGAGTACGAGTATCCGCTGCATATGACGCAAGATGGCAATACGCTGATCTTCAAAGCTGATCCACAAGCGATTAGCGCCGAAACGTATCCTGATCTGCAATACCGCATGTCGGTGGATGGCGCAGCCGTAAATGTTGGAGACGAAACGTTGCTGGCGAGTGGTATCCGCAGTGGGTCTGCATCGCTGGTTACACTTAGTCTGGAAGAGAGTGCAGCATGGACGCTGAAGATACAAGGCGTATTGGAAGGTCAAGCAAATGAAGCGGATGGTTCTGTGGCAGCAGGCTCCAGCCTTACTTTTGAAGAGGAAGTTCAGGCATACCGTGAGTTCTTCGCAGGTGTAATGAATGGTTTCCGTTTGTCTCGTGGTGAAGGCCAAAGTGCAGAGGATCTGTTCAAAGTGAACGCGCTGGCGTGGTGGTACACACACAACATGCTGGTTCACTACTCCGTGCCTCACGGATTGGAGCAGTACGGCGGCGCGGCATGGGGTACTCGGGATGTATGCCAAGGTCCGGTTGAATACTTCATGGCTACGCAAAAATATGAGCAGGTTCGCGATATCATCAAAATGGTATACACCCACCAATATGAAGATGATGGCAACTGGCCGCAATGGTTCATGTTCGACAAGTATTTTGCCATTCAGCAGGAAGAGAGCCACGGTGACATCATCGTATGGCCGCTGAAAGTGCTGGCAGACTACCTGACAGCGACTCGTGACTATGCGATTCTGGATGAGAAAGTGCCGTATACCGTTAAGCACAGCTTTGGTTTCACGGAAGAAACGGCAACTGTATTGGATCATGCGAAAAAAGAGATTGAATACATCCGCTCGCACTTCCTGCACGACACATTCCTGTCTTCTTACGGTGATGGGGACTGGGATGATACGCTCCAGCCAGCCAATGCCCAGCTCAAACAATATATGGTGAGCAGCTGGACCGTTGCTTTGACTTATCAGTCTGTCAATGTGCTCGCACAGGCGCTGCAACATAAGGACGCTGCATTTGCACAGGAGCTGGACGTTCTGGCTCAAGGCATCCGTGAAGACTTTAATCGTTATATGCTGGGCACAGATGTGATTCCAGGCTTCGTATACATGGAAGAAGCGGATCAGGCGAAGCTGATGCTTCACCCAACAGATACGGAGACAGGCATTCAATACCGCCTTCTGCCGATGACACGCAGCATGATCGGTGAATTGCTGAATGCAGAACAAGCTGAATCCCATTATGCGCTGATTCGTGAGCAGTTCCTGTGCCCGGATGGGGTACGTCTGATGAACCGTCCGGCTCAATATGCAGGCGGGGTGAGCAGCCACTTCAAACGGGCAGAGCAAGCGTCCAACTTCGGTCGCGAGATTGGTTTGCAGTATGTACACGCTCATATCCGTTACGTTGAAGCGATGGCGAAGCTTGGCAAGACAGATCAGGTTTGGAATGGTCTTGCCATGATTAACCCAGTTGGCATCGGCGAAGTTGTACCTAATGCGGAGATTCGTCAGGCGAACGCGTATTTCAGCAGTTCCGACGGCAAGTTCAACACGCGCTACGAGGCGCAGGAGCATTTTGACCAACTACGCAAAGGAACAGTACAGGTGAAAGGTGGATGGAGAATCTACTCCAGCGGCCCTGGAATCTACATGAACCAACTGATCTCGAACGCACTTGGCATTCGTCAGGAAGGCGGAGATCTGGTTATTGACCCGGTATTGCCAACTGAGCTGGACGGCATGCAATTCGAATTCGAATATGCAGGAGAGCCGGTAACATTTATCTACCATCTGAACGAGGGTTCGGTTAACCGGGTAACGGTAGACGGCAAGGACATCCGCACCGAGCAAACGGTGAACCGCTACCGTCAAGGTGGAGCTCGTATCTCGCAGGATGAGTTCAAACAGGCGCGTAATGCTTCGGAGCGCACCATTGTTGAAATTTATATGTAA